Below is a window of Moorella thermoacetica DNA.
ACAGATGATAGCGTCAGATAGCATTAAATTCTATAATTTCACCACTATGACAGGGTAAATTTGAGCCAATTTTCGCTAAAGTAAGCTGACCCAATTTAGATTCACCTTAAAAAAAGAGGTTTCGCCAACAACCTTCCAGGGCACAAACACGAAACAAACTAAGTTAAAATGACATCACGATATTCTTTCCTGCAAAGAAAAAAGGTCGCCAAAAATGTTGACGACCTGTTTCCTTATTGATGATTGTGCCCGGATTGTGCCCGAATCTCTACTTCGGATGGTTAGTTTAAATTACCAACCCACAACCCGTTGCACTATTGACTTTTCTGGAGCCCATAACCGGGATTGAACCGGTGACCTCCGCCTTACCAAGGCGACGCTCTACCTACTGAGCTATATGGGCATGGTTGCGGGGGATGGATTCGAACCAACGACCTTCGGGTTATGAGCCCGACGAGCTACCAACTGCTCCACCCCGCAATAATAGAAGTTATTTTGGTGGAGGGGGCTGGATTTGAACCAGCGAAGGCTGCGCCAGCAGATTTACAGTCTGCCCCCTTTGGCCAACTCGGGAACCCCTCCATATCCTCTTTCCAAAATGCGAAGTTTATTTTATCACCCTTTGGGGTTTACGTCAAGACCTGTTTTCATGTAAATTACTGGGTATCGTCGTCCCGCCGCTCCAGGTAACGCTCTAATTTGCGTTTAACCCGCTGGAGGGCGTTATCAATGGATTTGACATGGCGTTTCAGGTCAACGGCGATCTCCTGATAGGATTTACCTTCCAGGTAGGACATCAGGACCTTCCATTCCAGGGAACTTAGAATCTCCCCCATCTTCTCCTCGATGTCCCCGAATTCCTCCCGGCTGATAATCAGTTCCTCCGGATCGGTAATCCTTGTGCCGGAGATAATGTCCAGCAAGGTCCGGTCCGAATCCTCGTCGTAAATGGGCTTATTCAAGGAAACATATGAGTTTAAGGGAATATGTTTTTGCCGGGTAGCCGTTTTAATGGCCGTGATAATCTGGCGGGTAATACACAGCTCCGCAAAGGCCCGGAAGGAAGACAGTTTATCCCCCCGAAAATCGCGGATGGCCTTATACAGACCAATCATGCCTTCCTGGACGATATCTTCCCGGTCGGCGCCAATCAAGAAGTAAGACCGGGCTTTGGCCCGCACAAAATTCCGGTATTTATTTATCAAATACTCTTGGGCTACTTCATCACCCTCCTGGGCCTGGTAAACAATGTCCTCATCACCCATTAACTCATATGGTTGCCAGGATTCCTGCTGTACATTAACGCTCATGTCAACGCCTCCACTCTGGATTTCCAAAGGATAAATCAAGGAGGCCGAAATCTTGTCCAACGACAGTTCTAATTATACAAGAAACCTCTCTGAACCGCAAGAGTTAACCCCCGCCACCTGGTCATCCCCGGCGCCATCTCTCCAGGATCTTGCGCGTTGCCTGGTGAATCCGCGTATCCAGGCGTCCGTTCCCGGGATCCCCCTCGCTGGCCCTCGCTATCTCCTGCCGGGCCTGTTCCAGGTAAACCTTTAGCTCACTGACAGGTAAACGTAAGGCCCCCTTCCCCAGGATCATCCGCTGTTCGGCCCAATCGGAAGTAGCAACATAGACCTGACCTGTTTCAGTTATATCCCCCACCAGCCTCTCGATAACTGCATCAGCCGTTTCTCCCTCGCCGCTGTAGATTACCTCCACGCCTCCCAATTTCTCCCTTTTTTCTACGGCCCCGGGAACCTTATGGGCGTCAAAGACAACAATGACTTTACCGCCCCAGTAGGCCTGGTAGTTAATCAGCTCTGTTATTAGTTTATCGCGGGCATGGTCAAAACTTGACTCTTTTAAGCGGGTTAATTCTGGCCAGTTATGCAAAAAATTATAGCCGTCCACAATCAGAACGTCCATGGGCTGCACCCCCACTTTAAGGCCGGGCCTGGCCACGCTGGCGCAAGACTTCATACATCAACACCGTCGCCGCGGTAGCCACATTGAGGGAGTTAATCCTGCCCCGCATGGGCAGGTGCACTGTAAAATCACACCGGGAACGCACCAGGGGTGAGAGGCCCCGGCCTTCGCTGCCTAAAACCAGGACCAGGGGCACAGTAAAATCTGCGTTGAAGGCTTCCTGGCCGGCATCGCCGGCGGCACCGATGGCCCAGAGCCCCTTACCCTTAAGCTCCTCCAGGGTCCGGGCCAGGTTTGTCACCCGGGCCACCGGTACGTATTCCTGGGCGCCCACCGCCGCCCGCGCTACAGCCGCTGTTAACCCTACCCCCCGTCGCCGGGGGATAATAACACCGTGGGCGCCGACGGCTTCCGCTGAACGCAGGATAGCTCCCAGGTTATGGGGGTCTTCCACCCGGTCGAGCATAATTAAAAAAGGGGGCTCCCCCGCTTCCCCGGCCCGGGCCAGGAGATCCTCCAGGTCAGCATACTCCCGGGCCGCGGCCAGGGCCACTACCCCCTGGTGGTGGTGGCCAGCCAGCTTCTCCAGGGCGGCCCTGTTGACCCGCTGCAGGGGTACCCCCCTCTCCCGGGCCAGGTTGATAATCTCTCCGATGGCCTGACCTTCCAGGTGGGGAGCCAGTAAAATCTTGTTCAGGGGCCGACCGGCCCGCAGGGCTTCCCGGACCTGGTTACGGCCGGCCAGAGTCTCGGTCATTTAGAGTTCCTCCCGGCCAATTTCATGGAAAAAGTCATCCGTAATAATTACCCGGGCATAGTATTTCCCCGGGAAATTCTGGTCGTAATTAATATCTTCAAATAGCACAGGCAATCTCTTCCTGAAAAGCAACAGTAGCGGTATGGCTATCTGTCGCATTTGGGGGTGAGCCGAACTGGAGCAGCGCAGGCGGAAAAAATGCCGCCATTCCCTTAAATTGTACGTAACGACCAGCTCGGTTTTTAGGGAATTGGGGAGGACAGAGCGCGCTTCCTGGGGCGAGCTATACTTTAGTAACTCCAGGTAGCTCTTCTCGGCAACCCGACAGGCTTTTTCCCATAGATTATAAGCTTCCCTGCCGGCGAAAAAGAAGGGCTCGATAACCGTTATCTCGTTGCCAAAGCTATCTTTACTATAGTTGCAATACCTGGTCGATTCCTGGCTGTAAGATCCAATGCGGTGCCTGACAATTTCATGGGATATACCCCGGTCGGCAATGATCAAAACGGTGATCTTCTCGTGCTCAATAACTGATTCGTGGCCCCGTTCAAGGAGCTTTTTTAAAAAAGGGGCGGCCGTATCCGCCCCAGTTCTGGCTTCAGATTTATAGCAGACCCGGGCGTAACGCTCGAGCCTTAAGATAAGGTTGGCATCTAGGGCCTTTTCGGGTACAAGTACCCGGGGTTGTTCAATTATCATTGTCTCTTCCACTCCCGCCAGGCGGTCTTTACTCTCGCCGGTGGTAATTAGTCCCTTTAGTCTTGTTCCGCCAGTTTAAAAATCAGGTGCGCCAGTTCCTCCACCCTGGCCCAGTCGCCCTGCAGATAAAGGTAACCCAGGAGGCTCTCCAGGGCCGTGCTGGAATGATATTCCGCCGGGGCGGCGGTACGGGGCAGGTGTCCCGGCCGGGCGTTGCGGCCGCGGCGAAGGATGTCCTTTTCGGCAGGGGTTAAATATTCCTCCAGGGCCGGGACCACCCGGGCCTGGGCAGTGGCCCGGACGTACTTCAGGGCCTCCCGGTGCAGTTGCTCCGGCTTCGCCGGTCCCCGGCCTACCAGGTGGGCCCGGACTAATAATTCATAAACGGCATCGCCGACATAAGCCAGGGCCAGGGGAGAGAGGTTGGCAACGAAATCCACAACCTTTAACTCCTTTTCCAACGCGGGCCGCGGGGGGTATCCTCCAGGACGATCCCCAGCTCCTTCAACCGGTCCCGGATGGTATCGGCCGTGGCCCAGTCGCGCCGCTGGCGGGCCTCCTGGCGAACCTGTAGGATGAGGTCCATAAGCCCGCTTAGGAGTTCGTCATCTACCTGCTGCCGGGCCTGACCAAAGAGGCCCAGTACTTCTCCCCCCAGTTGCTCAAAGGTTATAGCCGCCGTTCTCAGGGCCGCTGGGTCGATGGTTGTTGTCCCGTTGAGGTAGGAGTTGATCTCCCGGGCCAGGTCATAAAGGGCTGCCAGGGCCCGGGCGGTATTAAAGTCGTCGTCCATGGCGGAGATGAACTCCTGGCGTAATTCTTCCGCCCTTCCGGCCAGGGCCGACGTTCTTGCTGGCACCGTGGTCTCCGCCCCGGTGCCAGTTAGCTGGCAGCGGGCTTCGCCCAGGAGACGGCGGGTATTTTCCAGACGCTCCAGGCCCCTCTCCGCCGCCAGCAGGCCCGCATCATCGAAGTCAATGGGACTGCGGTAATGGGTCGCCAGCAGGTAGAGGCGCACCGCCAGGGGCCGGAAACGTTTGAGGATGTCCCGCACCAGGAAGAAGTTACCCTTGGACTTGGACATTTTTTCCTGGTTTACAGTTATAAAGCCGTTGTGGAGCCAGAAGCGGGCAAAGGTGCACCCTGTCTGGGCCTCAGCCTGGGCAATTTCATTCTCGTGATGAGGGAAAATGAGGTCGGCGCCGCCTCCATGGATATCGAAGCCCGGGCCCAGGTATTTGAGGGCCATGGTCGAGCACTCAATATGCCATCCCGGTCGCCCCGGTCCCCATGGGCTTTCCCATGATGGTTCGCCGGGGCAGGCCGCCTTCCACAGGGCGAAATCCAGGGGATTGCGTTTGCTGGTATTGACCTCCACCCGTGCCCCCGCCCGCATCTCCCCCGGGGTGCGCTTTGACAGGCGGCCGTAGGCAGGAAACTTTTCGACTTCGAAATAAACATCCCCATCGGCGACATAGGCGAAACCACGCTCAACAAGGGTGGCTATGGCCGCGATAATGGCGTCGATATGCTGGCTAACGCGGGGATAAAGGGTAGCCCGCTTGACGTTCAGGGCATCGGCGTCCTTGAAGAATTCCTCAATATACCGTTCGGCAATGACCAGGGGAGCCTGGTGCTCCTCCCGGGCCCGGTTAATCACCTTATCGTCAATGTCAGTAAAGTTCTGTACGTATAAAACATCATAGTTCCGGTACTCCAGGTAACGTCGCAGGGTATCGAAGACCACCATGGGCCGGGCGTTACCCAGATGGATATAGTTGTAGGTTGTCGGGCCACAGACATACATTCGTACCCGGCCCGGTTCAACTGGGGTGAACTCTTCCTTGCGTCCCGTCAGCGTATTGTAGAGATACATGCCCATCCTTTTCGGCCTCCAGTTCTTCTACCCGTTGCTCCAGACGCTGGATCTGGCGTTGCAGGCAGAGGAGCATCTCCGCCATCGGGTCCGGTAATTCTTCATGGCGGAGGTCTACTTCGCTTACTTCGGCGTCGGCAATCTTGCGACCGTTACGCACAACCACCTTCCCCGGAACGCCGACTACCGTGCAGTTGGCCGGCACATCCCGGAGGACAACGGAACCGGCGCCGATCTTGACGTTGTCACCGATGGTAATATTGCCTAAAACCTTGGCCCCGGCACTGATAACTACATTATTGCCAATAGTTGGGTGGCGTTTCCCCTTTTCTTTACCGGTTCCCCCCAGGGTTACTCCCTGATAGAGGGTAACGTTATTACCCACTTCAGCCGTCTCGCCGATGACTACTCCCATACCGTGATCGATAAAGATCCCCTCTCCCAACTTGGCCCCAGGGTGGATCTCTATACCGGTCAGGAAACGGTTGAACTGGGATATGAGTCGGGCCAGCAAAACCAGCCCCCGGCGATAACAGGCGTGGGCCAAGCGATGGAGGATCAGGGCATGAAAGCCGGGATAGCAGAGGATCACCTCCAGGACGCTACGGGCCGCAGGGTCCCTCTCGAAGACCACTTCAATGTCCCTTTTTATCCGCCGCCACAAAGCTCTCATCTCCTTCTCCTCCTCCTAAAAATAGCTCTTCGGAAAATAAAAGAGCCTCTCTCCGGTCAGGGACGAGGGGCTCTCGCGGTTCCACCCTGTTTGAGGATTACTCCTCCACTCAACGGGCAATAACTTCCCGGGCCGTAACGGGGCCTGCCGGCAGGGCCTACTTTTCCTTTTCTTGAATTTCAGCCCTGCAGCTAACGGGTGCATTTCAGCGCCCGCTATCCAGGACCACTTCCAGCCGCTGATGGCCCCTCTCTGGGGATTTACGGTACGCTTACTCTCCCGCTCATCGCAGTTATTATTTTCATCTCAATCAGAGTCATTATAAACCGGCTCCGGCTTCCCTGTCAAGCAACAATACGACCGCCTGGGCGCTGATACCTTCGCCCCGTCCGGTAAAACCCAGCCCCTCGGTAGTAGTGGCCTTGACACTTATTTGCTCTTTTGTGACCCCCAGGGCTGCAGCAATTCTTTCCCGCATGGCATCAATATAAGGGGCCAACCGGGGCTCCTGGGCCGTGATCGTGGCATCGGCGTTGGCCAGGCGGTATCCGGCCGTCTGGACGTGGCGGTAAACTTCCCGCAGCAGGAGCATACTATCGGCGTCTTTATAGCGAGGATCCCCTGGGGGGAAGTAATGACCGATATCACCCAACGCTGCTGCCCCCAGGAGGGCGTCGGCCAAGGCGTGGAGTAGGACATCAGCGTCAGAGTGTCCTGCAAGGCCCCGGTCATAAGGTATGGTTACTCCCCCCAGGACCAGTTTCCGGCCCGGTACCAGGCCATGAACGTCATAGCCATAACCAATGCGCATTACTTTTCACCTGCCAGTAAGGCCCCGGCCAGGACCAGGTCGCCGGGGGTGGTAATCTTGATATTCGTCTCCTCCCCGGGTACCAGCTTTACCGGGTAACCCAACCTTTCAACCAGGGCGGCGTCGTCGGTGGCCTGCCAACCCTTTTCTGCTGCCTCACGGTAAGCGTCTACCAGCCACTCCCGGCGGAAAACCTGGGGAGTCTGGGCCGACCAGAGACCCTTCCGGTCCAGGGTCGCCGCCACGATCCCGGCTTCACCTCCCTGTTTAATGGTCTCTTTTACCGGCAGGGCGGCGATGGCTGCCCCAGTGTTCCGGGCGGCCAGAATTGTTTTTTCTAGTAAGGCCGGTGTTAAAAAAGGCCGCGCACCATCGTGCACGGCCACCCATTCTGCTGCCCGTGCCACGGCTTTGAGACCCTCAGCAATAGAATCCTGTCTTTCGGCCCCCCCGGCTACTATAGCCTTTACCTTGCCAGCCCCTTCCCCGGCCACCACCTGTCGGCAGAGGGGAATGTCATCCGGCCGGGTAACAATTATTATCTCATCCACCAGGGGAGAAGCAACAGCTACGGCCAGGCTATAGGCCAGCATGGGTTTACCCGCCAGGGGCAAAAAAACTTTGTTTACTTCGCGGCCCAGGCGCCGTCCACGGCCGGCAGCGGCTATAATCATGCTCAGGAAAGGCACTGGTACTCGCTCCGTTCCAGGGCCTGGTGATGGGCACCAAGTTTGCGGTCAGCAGCCTTGGGCCGGGCAAAGATCATCCGCCCGGCGGCAGTCTGTAAAACGCTGGTTACCAGGACGGCAATTGTCTGGCCGATAAACCGGCGGCCGTTCTCAACGACAATCATGGTGCCGTCATCTAAGTAAGCTACCCCCTGGCCCATCTCCTTACCGTCTTTAATCACCTGAACAGTCATTTCTTCTCCCGGTAAAACTACCGGCTTAACGGCATTGGCCAGTTCGTTGATGTTCA
It encodes the following:
- the cysE gene encoding serine O-acetyltransferase, with translation MRALWRRIKRDIEVVFERDPAARSVLEVILCYPGFHALILHRLAHACYRRGLVLLARLISQFNRFLTGIEIHPGAKLGEGIFIDHGMGVVIGETAEVGNNVTLYQGVTLGGTGKEKGKRHPTIGNNVVISAGAKVLGNITIGDNVKIGAGSVVLRDVPANCTVVGVPGKVVVRNGRKIADAEVSEVDLRHEELPDPMAEMLLCLQRQIQRLEQRVEELEAEKDGHVSLQYADGTQGRVHPS
- the thyX gene encoding FAD-dependent thymidylate synthase gives rise to the protein MIIEQPRVLVPEKALDANLILRLERYARVCYKSEARTGADTAAPFLKKLLERGHESVIEHEKITVLIIADRGISHEIVRHRIGSYSQESTRYCNYSKDSFGNEITVIEPFFFAGREAYNLWEKACRVAEKSYLELLKYSSPQEARSVLPNSLKTELVVTYNLREWRHFFRLRCSSSAHPQMRQIAIPLLLLFRKRLPVLFEDINYDQNFPGKYYARVIITDDFFHEIGREEL
- the sigH gene encoding RNA polymerase sporulation sigma factor SigH, with amino-acid sequence MSVNVQQESWQPYELMGDEDIVYQAQEGDEVAQEYLINKYRNFVRAKARSYFLIGADREDIVQEGMIGLYKAIRDFRGDKLSSFRAFAELCITRQIITAIKTATRQKHIPLNSYVSLNKPIYDEDSDRTLLDIISGTRITDPEELIISREEFGDIEEKMGEILSSLEWKVLMSYLEGKSYQEIAVDLKRHVKSIDNALQRVKRKLERYLERRDDDTQ
- the rlmB gene encoding 23S rRNA (guanosine(2251)-2'-O)-methyltransferase RlmB, translated to MTETLAGRNQVREALRAGRPLNKILLAPHLEGQAIGEIINLARERGVPLQRVNRAALEKLAGHHHQGVVALAAAREYADLEDLLARAGEAGEPPFLIMLDRVEDPHNLGAILRSAEAVGAHGVIIPRRRGVGLTAAVARAAVGAQEYVPVARVTNLARTLEELKGKGLWAIGAAGDAGQEAFNADFTVPLVLVLGSEGRGLSPLVRSRCDFTVHLPMRGRINSLNVATAATVLMYEVLRQRGQARP
- the cysS gene encoding cysteine--tRNA ligase; this translates as MYLYNTLTGRKEEFTPVEPGRVRMYVCGPTTYNYIHLGNARPMVVFDTLRRYLEYRNYDVLYVQNFTDIDDKVINRAREEHQAPLVIAERYIEEFFKDADALNVKRATLYPRVSQHIDAIIAAIATLVERGFAYVADGDVYFEVEKFPAYGRLSKRTPGEMRAGARVEVNTSKRNPLDFALWKAACPGEPSWESPWGPGRPGWHIECSTMALKYLGPGFDIHGGGADLIFPHHENEIAQAEAQTGCTFARFWLHNGFITVNQEKMSKSKGNFFLVRDILKRFRPLAVRLYLLATHYRSPIDFDDAGLLAAERGLERLENTRRLLGEARCQLTGTGAETTVPARTSALAGRAEELRQEFISAMDDDFNTARALAALYDLAREINSYLNGTTTIDPAALRTAAITFEQLGGEVLGLFGQARQQVDDELLSGLMDLILQVRQEARQRRDWATADTIRDRLKELGIVLEDTPRGPRWKRS
- a CDS encoding NYN domain-containing protein; amino-acid sequence: MDVLIVDGYNFLHNWPELTRLKESSFDHARDKLITELINYQAYWGGKVIVVFDAHKVPGAVEKREKLGGVEVIYSGEGETADAVIERLVGDITETGQVYVATSDWAEQRMILGKGALRLPVSELKVYLEQARQEIARASEGDPGNGRLDTRIHQATRKILERWRRG
- a CDS encoding Mini-ribonuclease 3; its protein translation is MDFVANLSPLALAYVGDAVYELLVRAHLVGRGPAKPEQLHREALKYVRATAQARVVPALEEYLTPAEKDILRRGRNARPGHLPRTAAPAEYHSSTALESLLGYLYLQGDWARVEELAHLIFKLAEQD
- the ispD gene encoding 2-C-methyl-D-erythritol 4-phosphate cytidylyltransferase is translated as MPFLSMIIAAAGRGRRLGREVNKVFLPLAGKPMLAYSLAVAVASPLVDEIIIVTRPDDIPLCRQVVAGEGAGKVKAIVAGGAERQDSIAEGLKAVARAAEWVAVHDGARPFLTPALLEKTILAARNTGAAIAALPVKETIKQGGEAGIVAATLDRKGLWSAQTPQVFRREWLVDAYREAAEKGWQATDDAALVERLGYPVKLVPGEETNIKITTPGDLVLAGALLAGEK
- the ispF gene encoding 2-C-methyl-D-erythritol 2,4-cyclodiphosphate synthase, which codes for MRIGYGYDVHGLVPGRKLVLGGVTIPYDRGLAGHSDADVLLHALADALLGAAALGDIGHYFPPGDPRYKDADSMLLLREVYRHVQTAGYRLANADATITAQEPRLAPYIDAMRERIAAALGVTKEQISVKATTTEGLGFTGRGEGISAQAVVLLLDREAGAGL